The following proteins are co-located in the Opitutaceae bacterium genome:
- the ispD gene encoding 2-C-methyl-D-erythritol 4-phosphate cytidylyltransferase, translating to MSRNAAILLAAGSGHRMQGAVGDKILAPVGGRPAFAHSAGAFLESGVADFFIIVYRDAPQSIQLSAYAPTPALFVKGGSERQHSVARALDALPDDVDYVFIHDCARPFIRAEQLIALHKIVRRERAVVLAHRVTDTIKVHHETGRLRTLDRSKLWAMETPQVFARDLIVRAYARVSRRRLSITDDAQAVEGLNHPIALLENPHPNPKLTTPADLAWCNSLVQTHPAR from the coding sequence ATGAGCCGAAACGCCGCCATTCTCCTCGCCGCCGGCAGCGGCCACCGCATGCAGGGCGCCGTGGGGGACAAGATCCTCGCCCCCGTCGGCGGCAGACCTGCGTTCGCCCACTCGGCCGGAGCGTTTCTTGAGAGCGGTGTCGCCGACTTCTTCATCATCGTCTACCGCGATGCTCCGCAGTCGATCCAGCTCTCCGCCTACGCACCCACGCCCGCGCTCTTCGTCAAGGGTGGATCCGAGCGCCAGCACTCGGTCGCGCGCGCGCTCGACGCCCTGCCGGACGACGTGGACTACGTTTTCATCCATGACTGCGCCCGCCCTTTCATTCGCGCCGAGCAGTTGATCGCCCTGCACAAGATCGTCCGCCGCGAGCGCGCCGTCGTCCTCGCGCACCGGGTGACCGACACCATCAAGGTGCATCACGAAACTGGACGGCTCCGCACGCTGGACCGCTCCAAACTCTGGGCCATGGAAACGCCCCAGGTGTTTGCCCGCGATCTCATTGTCCGCGCCTACGCTCGCGTCTCCAGGCGGCGGCTCTCCATCACCGATGACGCGCAGGCCGTCGAGGGACTCAACCACCCGATCGCCCTCCTCGAAAATCCGCACCCCAATCCCAAACTGACCACGCCCGCGGATCTCGCCTGGTGCAATTCTCTCGTGCAAACCCATCCGGCCCGATGA
- the pyrF gene encoding orotidine-5'-phosphate decarboxylase: MPCDLILVLDEPSPAAVEPLLKQLAGEVRWVKIGLQMFTACGPDCVRRIADLGFKVFLDLKLHDIPNTVARAVESAARLPIHMLTLHTCGGGPMMRGAVAAQQAAKPDLLLLGVSVLTSMSESDLRQTGVSSTPEAQVLNLASLAVDSGMKGLVCSPLEIAPLRKRFPSGLDLVVPGIRPAGAKSDDQTRILTPAQAVAAGANYLVVGRPISHAANPVAAAREILRSTGHATA, translated from the coding sequence ATGCCGTGCGATTTGATCCTGGTCCTCGATGAACCGAGCCCCGCTGCCGTGGAGCCGCTCCTCAAGCAGCTCGCGGGCGAGGTCCGCTGGGTCAAGATCGGCCTGCAGATGTTCACCGCCTGCGGCCCCGACTGCGTCAGACGTATCGCGGATCTCGGCTTCAAGGTGTTCCTCGACCTCAAACTTCACGATATTCCCAATACCGTCGCGCGCGCCGTCGAATCCGCCGCCCGGCTTCCGATTCACATGCTCACGCTCCACACGTGTGGCGGCGGCCCAATGATGCGGGGAGCCGTCGCCGCCCAGCAGGCTGCGAAGCCGGATCTCCTGCTACTTGGCGTGTCCGTGCTCACGTCCATGAGTGAGTCGGATCTCCGGCAAACCGGAGTCAGCTCCACACCCGAAGCCCAGGTCCTGAATCTGGCGTCGCTGGCCGTCGATTCCGGAATGAAGGGGCTCGTGTGTTCTCCCTTGGAGATCGCTCCATTGCGCAAGCGGTTTCCCTCCGGACTCGACCTGGTCGTCCCGGGGATCCGTCCAGCCGGGGCAAAGTCGGACGATCAGACTCGCATACTCACACCGGCTCAGGCGGTCGCCGCCGGAGCAAACTACCTTGTCGTCGGCCGGCCGATTTCCCACGCCGCGAATCCCGTCGCCGCCGCTCGCGAGATCCTTCGCTCGACGGGCCACGCAACCGCCTGA